The following nucleotide sequence is from Psychroflexus torquis ATCC 700755.
AAAATATGACTTGCAATATATTGTGACTTTAATTGATTCTGATTTACCAAAAGATATGCCTGATCTAATTGAAGATAAAGATATTTGTTTAAGGCTCAATGACAAGGATGCTAATGGAAAATTATTTTTAAATAGTTTCTAAAAAAGTAACGCACCACAACACTATATATGAAATCATAGCACCCTACGGGATGCTACTCTTTATACACTAAGCGTTATGAGCAATTTAAAAAACGCATCGTCCTGAAATAGTATGACAAAAAAAAGAACAAAACGAATATTCCAAATAGTTTTACTTACTAGTACTGCTATCTCCTTATTTTACGTACCCTGGATATTAGTCTGGGCTTGGCTATTACCATTACCAAATACAGTTCAAGAACAGTTGGATGAAGGAATTGGTCATGGATTTGATGGAATGATTGTTTACGTGGATCAAGCCGGTAAGCCGCCAGAATTTTATGCCTCAGGCTGGCATGACCGAAAAAATAAAATACCAGCAGACCCGAAAGCATTATTCAAGATTGCCAGTATTACCAAGCTATATATTGCTGTTGCTACTGCAAAATTAGTTAAGGAAGAACGTTTGTCTCTGGATAAAACACTCGCTGATTACTTCCCAGAACTGGTGGGAAGAATTGAAAATGCAGAAAAAATCACGTTGAGAATGATGGTTCAGCACCGAAGCGGTATTCCTAATTTTGTAGACCATCCTAATTATTGGACAAACCCACCAAAAAGCAAACAAGAAACACTTGACTACGCATTGGATTTACCAGCTGACTTTGAACCGGGTGAAGACTATGGCTATTCAAATACGAATTATATGTTGATTGAGGATCTCCTAGATAAAGTACTGGGTTATAGTCGTCACCAATATATTAAGGAGGAAATTTTGATGCCTCTCCAGCTCAAAAATACGTTTGCTTCGCTTCATGACGTAGATATAGACGATGTGATGAGCGGATATTATGTTGGAGTTGAAGACGATCTAAAAACTGAATTTACTGGCTTAATGATCGCTACAGCAGAGGATGTGGGTATATTCTTGCGAGCATTAAACGATGGTTCGGTGTTTAATGAGGGTGAACAGGAAATCTATTCCTCCATTTACGTGTACGAACACACAGGTCTGCTTATTGGCTATCAGAGTATTGCAGAATACCACAAAGAGATTGATACAGTTGTAATTCAATTTAACAATACAACTAACTTTGATGGATATGATTGGAATTTAGCGGAAATCATATATAGTCGTATTGTAAAAATAGTGAGAAGTAAAAAAAGCTCATAACATGGTGTATAATTAATTGCTTGGTTATCGCCTACTTGGAAATCCCTTTGGAATTTCCTCTGGTTCGTTTTCTTTTACTAATTTAGTTGCTAGCCAACGCAACTAACCTTACGCGAAACCGTTAAGAATAATAGAGATAAAAGAGCATCATATGAAAATGTATATCATTATAAAAGATGAAACTCCTGATAAATTAGTTCCTGTAATAACAGCTCACGCTTCATTGGCTTGTTACAAAAAATATGAAACCAATTTGAATATGAAAAAATGGATTAATGGAATATTCAAAAAAGTTGTTTGTTTAGCTAATGAAATTGAATTTAACAAGCTTAAAGATGAACTTGATTTTGTTGTATTGACTGAATCTTCACTTGATAACAATGAGGTTTGCTTAGCATTTTGTCCGAGAGATGAATACTCAAAAAAGTTTAAATTCCTAAAAATGTGGACACCTCAAAATATTTAAAGTGAAAAGTCAAACTTACAATTGGTTAGTGAATAAAGGAAATATTATAATTCAAAAAAACAGAAATTATGTTTCTCTACAAATTAACTATGAGAATGGAGAATATTGCCTTCTAACTAATACAGATACCGATGAAATCATTGAATTGTTAACAAGCATTTCAAAACAGATTTGGGAAAGTCCAAATTATGAA
It contains:
- a CDS encoding serine hydrolase domain-containing protein encodes the protein MTKKRTKRIFQIVLLTSTAISLFYVPWILVWAWLLPLPNTVQEQLDEGIGHGFDGMIVYVDQAGKPPEFYASGWHDRKNKIPADPKALFKIASITKLYIAVATAKLVKEERLSLDKTLADYFPELVGRIENAEKITLRMMVQHRSGIPNFVDHPNYWTNPPKSKQETLDYALDLPADFEPGEDYGYSNTNYMLIEDLLDKVLGYSRHQYIKEEILMPLQLKNTFASLHDVDIDDVMSGYYVGVEDDLKTEFTGLMIATAEDVGIFLRALNDGSVFNEGEQEIYSSIYVYEHTGLLIGYQSIAEYHKEIDTVVIQFNNTTNFDGYDWNLAEIIYSRIVKIVRSKKSS